The segment ACCCCCCATTAACCGCGCAAATTGACGGCTAATTGATAGTCCTAACCCCGTCCCTTCTTTGGATTGAAAATTATTTTCCGTTTGCTTAAATGCCTCAAAAATTGTCTCTAATTCATCTTGATTAATTCCGATTCCAGTATCTTTAACTTCTAATTGAAGCATCATTTCTTTGGTGTAGGGTTGATGGGATAAGACAGATAAATAGAGATCAATGTGACCAACGTGAGTAAATTTAATAGCATTACCGACTAAATTGACAATAATTTGTCTGAGTTTGCTTTCATCTCCTTCGATATATTTAGGTAATTCTTCATCTTGATGGACAGTTAATTCTAATCCTTTGGATAATGCTTTTAGGGTCAACAGTTCTTTAACCGATTTAATTAATTCATGAAGGTTAAAACAAGTTTGGTTCAAGGTTAATTGTCCCGCTTCAATACGAGACATTTCTAAGACATCGTTAATAAGAGATAATAAATGTTCTCCACTACGGTTAATAATCCCTAAATATTCCTGTTGTTGAGAGGAAAGAGAACTATCCCGATTCATCATTTGAGTAAACCCTAAAATCGCATTAAGGGGAGTGCGTAATTCGTGACTCATTTTGGCTAAAAATTGGCTTTTAGCTAAGTTGGCCGCATTCGCTTGACGGGTTTTTTCTTCCAGAATAACTTGAGATTGTTTAGAAAATTCTAAGGCAGCTAAAAGTAAGGTATTTTTTAATTCTTGTGCTGCTTCTATTTCTAATGATTCCCAAGCTAAGGATTTACCGTTAACCACTTCTTTCCATAGCGCAAAAGAATGGCGAGGACATAATTGGGGAATCTCTTGATCGTCTGTAATAATAGTAACATCACTAGGATTACCTGCCCATTGTATTTCCTGGCATTGCTCTGGTCTAAACCAAATAATATGATAAGTGCTATTGCTTAAAAATATTGATATGGCTAACATTCCACAGGCTGTCTCTTTAAATTCTTCAGCTTTAGGATAATCTTTTTCTAAAGAATCAGTATAAAAAATTTCTGTCTTTCTGGGGTCTAAAAAATGATTAATCAGATCTTGAACTTGTTTTTGATTGGGAGTTTTTCCAATTAAGGTAATTTGCTTGTCTAGACAAATTGATACCCCTTGAGAACGAGTTAAATTAAGTAAGCTCGACTGATTTTTTACAATAACATTATCAATTGACTGAGTATGATCGATTAATCCTTCGCGGATTCTAGTTTGTATTCCTTTAATTTGTGTTCGATAATTGCGAAATTCTTGCTCTTGTTTATATAATAATTCGATAGATAAAAACTGTCCTAGAAATTCACAAACCTTTCTTGTCTCATAGTTAATATATCGAGTAGAATAATGATGGCAAGCTATCAGTCCCCAAAGACTTTTTTCATTCATTAAAGAAATAGACATCGAAGCACTAACTCCCATATTCTTAAGGTATTGTATATGGCAAGGAAAAACACTTCTTAGAACAGCACGAGTCAAGTCTAATTCTTCGTTTTTAACGGGATGTTTGCGAGGAATAATGGGCACAGCTTCCTCAAAGACATTAGGAATAATTCTTAACCAGTTGCTACTGTAAAATTGTCTCGCTTGTGTCGGAATATCATAAGCAGGATAATGTAATCCTAAGTAACTGTCTAAATCCTCTCGTTTATCTTCAGCAAGAACAACCCCACTACTATCAAAGTCAAAACGATAGACTAAAACGCGATCAAATTGTGTTATTTTGCGAATTTCTTTGGCAATCGTTTGCAAAGTTTCGTCTAAATAATTTGTTAATCCGATATTAGTAATGGCATTTTTGAGTAAATTATAGAGTTTAATAGAAGGATTATTATCTTCTATCAAAAAAGGTTCTAGTTCTAAAATAATACTATCTTGTATTTTGTGTGCTACTGCTTGAAATTTGCTGATTATTTTACTTTTTTTAAGCTTGATAATTTCTACAAACTCATGATCATTTTCATTGAAAAAATCTAAAAGGTCTTTGATTTTATCAGAAGACAAGAGATACCTTATAGATTTTCCTAATAATGTTTTAGGTTTAATTCCCAAAAAACTGCGCGTATTATTACTAACTTGAATAATATTTAGGGTTGCGAGATCAATAACTAGCAGCATCCCATGAGGTTGAATAGAACCTGGATATTTAACCTCAAACTGCTCATAATTTTGTAGGTCAATTAAGGATAAGTTAATCATTGTTATAATATAAATCAGTATTAAAGTGTTATGCTTTAAAACTCTACTCAGTCAACAAAAAATTATGTAGTATGCGTTAGGCAAAAGCCAGTTTTTAAGATAAACTACTATTTTTTGTATGCCGTAACGCACCAAAATTAGAGTTGATAATGTGCAATAATCAGAAGTGTAATCCATTTAACGATCAAGTATACTAAAAGGGGTTTGGATTAAAACTTCTTTAGTCTCATATCCTAATTTAGATGATACAAGGCTGATCAGTCAATCACTTCAATGAATTGAGAGTACGCTTTAATCAATTCTTGGTTATTGATTTTAGAAAGAACATATAATCCACCGTCTCCTCCTCTACCAATGCGTAAATTGTCATCCAAATAGGTAATATCAAAGCTAGGAAACCGTCCTTTTGGGTTACGCGCTGGTACAATCTTGAAAGGATTCAATTGGGGTGTGGATAAATTTCCTATCGTTTCGATAGCAAGATAACGTTTTTTAAAGTCAATATTCAGTCTTTTATCAGGAAGGGGTGAATAATTGTCCTTAGCAATTTCAAAGGTAGCTGTTACTAACACATACCCCGAAATTAAGCCTAAACGATGCTTAACAAATGCTTGATTAAAAAAGGATTTAGTGGCTAAATCGATTACTTGATAAACAGACCCTAATGTTAACCCGTATTTTAGAGAAGTTAGAGATCGAATTTCTCTAGCAGTAGAGTATTGTAATTGCCACACCCCATCTAAAAGATTAATCCCATAGAGTAGGGGATATAACTTAGGGTTTTTGGCTTCTACTTGTTCGATTAGTGACTCAATTTTTTGTGCTATTTTCTGATCTAATTGAACATCTGTAATAGGAGAACCTCGTTTAAGATCACTCGGAGTTTTTAATTCCTCAATGATACTCAGCAATTCATCTTTAACAGCGAGATTGTTTGTCATTCTTTTGCTATGTTGTCTGTTATCTTTTTGAAAATTAAACCCAAATGGTTTGCAAACATTGTTCCGCTACAACATTATAAACTTCCTCCGTTTGTTGAGCTAATTTTGGCCAACTAAAACGAGTCTGTAACTCTTCATAGGCATTCTCAACCAACCATTTAGCATACTCAGAATTTTTGAGCACTTCTAAAATTCCCCACGCTAAAGAATCCGCATTATTAGCATAAGTAACAATCCCCGTTTGACTATGACGCACCACTTCTGGCAAACCCCCTGCATCCGAAACTACCACCGGAACTTTAGCCGCAAAACTTTCGAGAGCAACAATGCCAAACGGTTCATACAAACTAGGGAATACCGCACAATCAGCAACTGTTTGAAACTTATCTAAATCCTCATCGGACATAAACCCCGTGAAGTTACATTTATCTCTAATGCCTAGCTGAAAGGCTTGATTTTGTAAGTGATGGGTATTCCCTCCACCAATAATGACTAATTTGGCATACCCTTGCAATTCCCAAAACACTTTAGTCGCTGCTTTCAATAAGACGGAAACCCCTTTTTCGTAGGACATCCGTCCAACATAATAGATAATTTTTTCGTTATCTTCAGCAAAGCGGCGACGAAAACTCCAGTAATCAAACTTGGGATCTTTTTCTTTCTTTTCAGGACGAATGCCATTATAAATAACATCGATTTTATCTGCTGGAGTATTAAACACTCGCCGTAATTCGTCGTGCATATAATTACTACACACAATCACACGCCAAGCATTATAAATTAAGCTGCCTTCCTTACTCGCAATGTAGCGTTGGGTATCCGTATGTAAGCCATTATGACGGCCATATTCTGTCGCATGAATCGTCCCAATCACAGGAATTTTAAAGTAATGTTTCAGAGCAATGGCTGCATCCCCGACTAACCAATCATGGGCATGAATTAAATCAAACGATCCTTGCTCTTTGAGCAATTTTCCCCCTTGAGCACCCATGCTATCATTCATGTTCGTTACCCAGTGGAAAAAACTTGACCCCTCTTCCACCGCAACCCGATAGATGTGTATTCCCTCAACAACTTCGTATTTTGGAGCGTCTTCAAATTCTACCGTAATCAAATGAATTTCATGCCCTAACTTGACCAATTCAGGGTATAATTCAGCAACATGACGGGCAATTCCCCCAACGATCCTGGGAGGAAATTCCCAAGTTAAGACCAAAATTTTCATAATTACCCAGTCCTTTTTATGGGGGTTACTCTAATTTTACAGAACTTGTTCACCTTTTGAAAATGCTGAATATACTAATAGCTCAGAAAAATTAGCAAAATTTAACAAGAACACTGGGTTCCTTTTGAATCGGCAGTACCCCTAGAAGATCAGGTTGAGCACAATATTTTAAATCTTCATCGCAGTTTAACCGCAACAGTCGCTGACCATGACTCGATTGGTGGAATAGTTGCAATAGATTATTTTGAAACTGGGAATAAAGGGCGATCGCGGCAGTCACTTCATCATTGCCCATCCCTATCCCTTGAACAAGAGCAGTAACGAGGGATTGGGCGATCGCACCAGCACAAACCGTATCTTCAAGGGAATAGCCCCCTTCCCATCCTGATCCCACTAACCAAACCGTTTCCGGTTGGCGATCAAGGAGATAATTAACAGTAGCTTGGCGGTTAATGATGGCGGCGGTAATCACAGTGGGGGACTTTTCCACTCGTTGTAAAGCGCGAGTTCCGTTGGTTGTGGTCAAAAACAGTCGTTTACCCCCCATTTGTTCGGGGGTACAATCGAGGGGAGAATTGCCCAAATCAAAGCCCTCTACTTTGGCTCCTCCCCGTTCTCCGGCTCGGATGCGTTTTTCTGGTAACCAGCGATCGCTTGTTTCCATTAGCTGATCGATGTCCCTAAAGGTTTGTACCGCTTCTGCACCAGCTTCTAGGGCAGTGGCAATGGTGGTGGTGGCTCGCAACACATCAATAACAACCGCACAATCAGGTAAATGGTCAGTTGGGGTTAATTCAGGGGTATGGTAAACAAACAGTTTCACGACTTTACAGAGTCCAACTTAAATAGGGTTGACTTCTATCTTGCCATACTCCTTACTTGGGGGAAAGGGGGAAATCAGGGAGGTGAGGCAGATATTTTGATTGACTTAATTTTTAATGAAAGATAAAAGAAGATTATTTATCATAATGAAGGCAGAATACCCCCTGCGTCTATACGATTGAGTGATGATGATCAATTGGGGACTTTACTAATTATCTCAAATCGGTGAAAATAGGTAGAATAAATAGGGTAAATCAACTTTATACTGACTAGCTTCAATGACTATAGCTGATCTCCTAACAAACGATACTCTTTTGGTCGCTGGCCTCTATTTGGGTTTGAGTGTTCTTTATTTGCTCATCATCCCTGGATTAGTCTACTTTTATCTGAGTAGTCGCTGGTATGTTGCCAGTTCCTTTGAGCGCGGGTTTATGTACTTTCTGATGTTCTTCTTCTTCCCTGGAATTTTGTTACTGAGTCCTTTTCTGAATTTCCGTCCCAAACGTCGGGAATTAAAGGCTTAATCAAAAAAACAGGAATTAATAGCGATTATGCGACGAATTGATGTCATAGCTATTGGTGTTGGTGTTTTTGCAGCAGGTGGAGTGATCTACCTGTTTTTTCAGGCGGTTGGGTTTGATAGTCTTTCAGCAGGAATTTGGAGTCAAGGGTTATTCATCGCGGTTCTAGTGGGGTGGATACTCTCCTATCTGTTGCGGGTGGTTAGCCAAAATATGACCTATAATCAACAGGTCAAAGACTATAAAGAAGCGGTCTTGCAAAAACGACTCGAAGAAATGACCCCAGAAGAATTGGAAAAATTACAGCAAGAAATTGAAGACGCTGAACAACAATAATCTTTTTGTCGGGAATGCTCACCCTACCATCAAGTTTACTCAAAATCCTAATCTTTAATGTTGCACAAACTCAGGTTAAATTGAAAAATAGTAATCTAGCTTTCATCAACCATAATGACCTCAGTTTCGGATTGTTTCCAATCTCTGCGCGATCGCAGACAATGCGCCTTGATTCCCTTTATTACGGCGGGTGATCCTGATTTAGAGACAACCGCCAAAGCCCTGCGGTTACTGGATGCGTCAGGGGCAGATCTGATTGAATTAGGTGTTCCCTATTCTGATCCCTTAGCTGATGGTCCGGTGATCCAAGCGGCGGCTACTCGCGCCTTAGGTAGGGGGGTAAAATTGGAAGATGTCTTAGGGGTGGTTAAGGAGGTTTCTCCTGAGATTAAGGCTCCAATTATTCTATTTACTTACTACAATCCGATTTTTTATCGCGGTGTGGAAGCCTTTTTGCAACAGGTGAAAGCAGCAGGAGTCCAAGGCTTAGTTGTCCCTGATTTGCCCCTAGAAGAAGCCGAGAGCCTCTTAAAACCCGCCCATGAGGTGGGGATAGCAGTGACCCTCTTGGTAGCCCCGACGAGTCCAATAGAACGCATCGAAGCGATCGCTCGTCAATCCCAAGGATTTATCTACTTAGTGAGTGTTACGGGGGTCACGGGGATGCGATCGCAGGTAACTAGTCGCGTCAAAGAATTGCTGACGAGTCTGCGGAGTGCCACGGATAAACCCATTGGGGTAGGTTTTGGTATTTCCAAACCGGAACACGCCCTACAGGTCAAAAATTGGGGTGCAGACGCGGTGATTGTGGGTAGTGCGATGGTTAAACGCTTAGCGGAAGGAACCCCCGAAGAAGGATTGAAGGCTATTGGTGCATTTTGTCAGGATTTGAAACAAGCACTCAAAGAGGATCAATAAAATCAACAATTAGCCCCAATCGATTTAACGATTGAGGCTAGGGGATTTCAGCAACTTTTCAGGTAAGATACTAAATCGCGGAGAAGTAAACTTTGGCTTTAACGGGATCGGGGATCATGGTTCTATCGCCTTCTTCCCAACCCGCAGGACAAACTTCATCGGGGTGGCTTTGGACGTATTGAATAGCTTTGAGTGTCCGTAGGGTTTCATCAACGCTACGACCAAAGGAAAGGTTATTGATGGTAGAATGTTGGATATATCCTTCTTTATCGATAATAAAGAGTCCTCGTAGGGCAACACCCGCATCGGGATCTAAGACATTGTAAGCTATGCTGATTTCTCTTTTAATATCAGATACCAGTGGGTACGCAACATCACCGACTCCCCCTTCTTTGCGATCGGTTTGAATCCAAGCTAGGTGAGAAAATTCACTATCGACCGATACACCGAGGACTTCTGTGTTGATTTTGGTGAATTCTTCGTAGCGATCGCTAAAAGCGGTAATTTCTGTGGGGCAAACAAAGGTAAAGTCTAAGGGATAGAAGAATAAGACAACATATTTGCCACGATAGCCAGAGAGTTTCTTGGTCTGAAATTCCTGATCAATGACTGCTGTCGCGGTGAAATCTGGTGCGAGTTGACCCACTCGCAAGCATCCTTGTGTTGTCATAGGTAGAAGTCTCCTGAAAATTGCTAATCTTGGAAAAACTTGAATATTTAGGTTTCGCTATGAATATATCATAATTGTTGATACTTTTTCTCTAAACTTAACCTCTGTTTTATTAATTTCCCGTCAATTATAATTTTTTAATAACTATTATGGAACAAACTTGGCTCGGCATTGACCCTGGATTGGCTATCATAGGATGGGCAGTTTTACAAGGAAAAGAAACGGAAATTCCTCAGCTAATTGATTATGGGATCATTGAAACAAACAAATCCCTCCCTACTGCTGCTAGATTACTAGAAATTGAAGGGGATATGGTGGAAATTATCCAAGAATTTCAGCCCGCAGCAATAGCGATGGAAATGCCTTTTTTTAACCGACAAATCAAAGCAGCCGGAGGCGTTATTCAAGCCGTTGGGGTAATTAATCTGGTTATTTATCGAGAAACAAAACAGATTCCGATCTTACTACATCAAGCAAGTTGGAAGTGTCATTTAGGAGACGGAAAAGCTGATAAAAAGGAAGTAGCAGCTAGGGTTAAATGTTTATTTGATTTGCCATCTTTACCCATTGATGACTCCGTTGATGCCATTGCCATTGCCTATGCTGCTTTGTGTGGACTACGCAATACAATTAGTTAACTGAGTTCAGAGTTCAGAGTTCAGAGTTCCTAAGGGAGAATTGGCTGATGATTAATGAGATCACAAAGATACTCAACTCAAGTGAGGTTAGTTGTTAAAATTTCCTTTTAAGGCGCATTTTCTGCTTTTTTAAGGATCAAACTTCCTTGTTTTTCAAGATAAATTTGAGTTTGTTTTTTGTGAGTTTGATTGAGTAAATAGGATAAACTTAAACTGAGTAAACCAACTACAAATAGACAGAATAAATAGTGACTCAATAAGGTTAAAGAATTGGTGGATTTTTTGAACATGGCTCCCCACCTCCTGTTAAGAATGATAACTTTGTTGTTAAAACTACCTTTAATTCTAGGATAATCGATTAGCTGAAGATTTGGTTAAACTCTCATTATCAAAAATGTCTAAATAATTGTTTTTTTGTCTAGTTTTGTGAGATAATTGCTGAAGAATTAGACATTTTAAAAAAATATTAAGAAAAAAAAACATCATAAAGAGACGCGATCGCGTTACGGTAGAAGAAGAGAGGGAAATAGCAGCAAAACTATGGTTCTAGCCAGCCTCATACCAGTCTTGTTAATAGAAGACAATCTAGCGGAAGCTAGATTGTTAACAGAAGTTCTCAAAGGAGCGACACAGCACCGATTTGAACTGATTCATGTCAACCGATTAGAAGAAGCTCTAAAACAACTCGAAAACAAGCATTTTGACATTATTCTGCTAGATCTTACCTTACCTGATAGTCAAGGATTGGAATCTTTAGCCCCTCTAACGGAAAAAGCCCCCTCTAAACCCATTGTTGTGCTCACCAATACCAATGATGAAAAATTAGCCCTAGAAGCGGTTAGACAAGGGGCACAAGACTATTTAGTGAAGCGACAGATTACCTTAGAATTATTGGTAAGATCAATCTGTTATGCCATTGAACGTAAACAAATGGCTGAGAAATTGCGTCAAGCGAACCAAACCTTAGAGAAACGGGTAGAAGAACGCACCAAACAGTTAATTAAAGCTCAGGAATTGAATCAATTAAAATCGGAATTTGTTTCGATGCTGTCCCATGATTTTCGTAATCCCATGAATACTATTTTACTATCAGCCGGATTACTCGAAGATAGTGGGGATCAATTAACGAGAGAACAGCAAATTTCTTATTTTCAGATGATCCGTACTGCTATTAAAGATATGGATCAATTATTAAGTGAAATTTTATTATTAGGAAAAGCCGATGCAGGAAAACTTCAGGGACATTTTGAAGAGTTAGATCTAGAAGAATTATGTCATCGCTTATTGCACTCTCTACAGTTATCGGCTCATCATAATCACGAAATTATTTTTCAGTCTAAAGGGGAATTTAGTCGGGGTTTATGGGATGAAAAACTCTTGAGACATATTATCAATAATTTGCTCAATAATGCCCTTAAATATTCTCCAGAAGGAGGCAAAGTTAATTTTGATTTAATTGAGAAAGAAAACGAGGTAATTTTCCGGGTTCAAGATCAAGGAATTGGGATTTCTCCAGAAGCTCAAAAACAACTTTTTCAACCGTTTTATCGCGCAGATAATGTTAACAATATTCCCGGTACAGGGTTAGGATTAGCTATTGTTCAAAAATGTGTAGAAGCACATTATGGTACTATTTTAGTAGACAGTCAAGAGGGGATAGGTACGACTTTTACGGTTATTTTACCGATTCTTGACGAAACCGATGACTGATGACTGATGACTGTTTAATGTTTACTGATTACTGTTTACTGTTGGAGATGAAATGATGGAGAATGAATCAGACTCTCAAGTCACTAAAACCTCTGTGGTGAGAACTCCCCCGTGGGGAACGGTGACGGTATTAGAAGAAGGATCTCGCTATCGAATTAATCGCATTGTGGTTAAACCGGGGCAACATATTAGTACTCAAATGCACTATCATCGTAGTGAACACTGGATTGTTGTTTCAGGAACGGCTAAAGTTGTTTGTGATGGTCAAGAAAAATTACTAAAACAAAAAGAATCTACCTATGTTCCTATGAATACCCGTCATCGCGTGGAAAATCCTGGGGTGATTCCTTTGGTGATGATTGAAGTCCAAAATGGGGAATATTTGGGAGATGATGATATTATCCGTTTTCCCGAAGAAGAGTACAAGGTTTGATGAGATTAGTTACCAAATTGTGCTTAAATCTAAAACAAATCCTGGTAATAAAGGTTCACCTTTAATGGTAACAGAATTGCTTACACAGAATACTTGATTATCTTTTTGATAGATATAGATTTGCTTTTCTTGAGCATTAATTAACCATCCTAAACTAACCCCATTTTCAAGGTACTCTTGCATTTTATCTTGAAGGGTTTTTAGGCTATCTGTTGCTGATTTTAATTTTAATTCAATGACAAAATCAGGACAAACAGGAGCAAATTTCTCTCGCTGTTCAAGGGGAATTGCTTGCCATTTTTCTTGTTTTATCCAAGAAACATCAGGAGAACAAACGGCTCTATTAGCAAGGGTAAATCCTGTGCTAGAATCAAATCCAACTCCGGTTCCGTCTTGTTCAACCCAGACAGCAAATTGTCCGATTAAACTAAAGTTTTTTCTGCCTGTTTCTGAACCAGTGGGTGGCATAATAATCAGTGATCCTTGTGCATTTCGTTCAATTTGTAAGGGTTTATTAAGCTGACAAAATTCAAAAAATTGATCATTAGGTTAACTCAATAACTCCAGTTAAATGAATTACTAAAGGTTCTATTTCTGGTTGAATAAGTAAAGTCGTCGTCATGATATTTTTTTCAGCGTTTGGTAATAGTACTGTTTGAGACTGTTGGAATTTCTTAAAATACGCTAAGATATTTGAACCTTGTTAATGTTTTTTGGTAAAATAATGTATTGTTTCAACAATTTTCGATATTAACTAGAATAATTTGACAGATTTGACTTTTTAAATTAATTATTATTTTGTTTTATCCTTTAGTATAACGCAATGACAGCCGACATACCAGATTGGATACGTTTAGATAAAGCTCTGTCGATAGAAGCAGAAAAAGGCTATACTGACCTTCAGGGAAATCAATACCGCTTCAGTGAATTTTTTTGCTTAAATTTTGGTCAAAGTCCCCCCCCAGGAACTCCAATTAGCGATCGCAGTCGGTGGCAAGATTTTGCCATTAAATACGCACAATATCCCCAATTAACCACCACTCAACGACAAAGTTTAGTGACGCAAACCCGACAATTTTTGCATCAACTCAAACGCACCTTAGAAACTCCCAATGAACCCCCACCCCCTAAATTACCGCGAACGGTTTCTGTTGCTGAAAAACAAGCTTCTTTGAGAGAAATTACTCTCGATCAACCCTTGAGTGCCATTGCAGAAGTGGGCTATAGTAAAGCAGAATTATTGAAACGATTGGGACTATTTACGGTTAAAGATCTATTATTTTATTATCCCCGCGATCATATTGATTATGCACGTCAAGTGAGTATTTCCCGTCTTAATCCTGGGGAAACCGTTACGATTGTGGGAAGTGTTAAACGCTGTAATTGTTTTACCAGTCCCAAGAATAAAAACTTGAGTATTTTTGAGTTAATTTTACAAGATAATACGGGGAAAATTAAACTCAATCGCTTTTTTGCTGGAACCCGTTTTACTAATCGTGGTTGGCAAGAAAAACAAAAAAAATTGTATCCTTTGGGAGCCATTGTTGCTGCTTCAGGATTAGTCAAACAAAATCGGTTTGGTCTGACTTTAGATAACCCAGAAATCGAAGTATTAGATAGTTTAGGCTCAAACATTGAATCGTTAAAGATTGGGCGAGTTTTACCCGTTTATCCCCTAACAGAAGGGGTTCCAGCCGATTTAATTCGACGAGCCATTGTTGCTTGTTTAGGAGCGATTAAACAGATTAGAGATCCCCTTCCTGTCGGGTTAAGAAATCAATACGGATTAATTCCATTAAAAGACGCGATCGCTAATATTCATTTTCCTGAAACTCCCGCTCTTTTAACCCATGCAAGACGCAGATTAGTCTTTGATGAATTTTTCTATTTACAATTAGGATTCCTCCAACGTCGTCAAGAACAAAAACACCTAGAAAAAAGTGCTATTTTCCTTCCCCAAGGCAAACTTATCGAAAATTTTAATCAATTATTACCCTTTAAATTAACCAATGCTCAACAGCGAGTTATCAACGAAATTTTAGAAGATTTAAACTCATCAACTCCCATGAATCGTCTTGTACAAGGGGATGTAGGAGCGGGTAAAACAATTGTTGCTGTTTTTTCGATTTTAGCAGCAATTCAATCGGGTTATCAAGCTGCTTTAATGGCTCCAACGGAAGTCTTAGCCGAACAACATTATCGAAAGTTAGTCACTTGGTTTAATTTACTTCATTTACCCGTTGAATTGCTCACAGGATCAACAAAAATTGCTAAAAGAAGAGAAATCCACAGTCAATTAGAAACAGGAGAATTACCCTTATTAGTAGGGACTCATGCGCTTATTCAAGACAAAGTAAACTTCCAAAGATTAGGGTTAGTTGTCATTGATGAACAACATCGTTTTGGTGTACAACAACGAGCTAAATTATTAGCAAAAGGACAATCTCCCCACGTTTTAACCATGACAGCAACTCCCATTCCTCGGACATTAGCGTTAACCTTACACGGGGATTTAGATGTGAGTCAAATTGATGAATTACCCCCTGGAAGACAACCCATTCAAACCACTGCATTAATCGGAAAAGAACGTACTCAAGCTTATGATTTAATTCGTCGAGAAGTGGCTCAAGGACGACAAGCTTATATTATTTTTCCAATGATTGAAGAATCAGAAAAATTAGACGTTCGTGCCGCAGTAGAGGAACATAAAAAACTGTCAGAAACAGTTTTTCCTCAGTTTAATATTGGCTTATTACATGGTCGCATGAGTTCCTCGGAAAAAGATGAAATTTTAACCAATTTTCGAGACAATAAAAGTCAAATTATTGTCTCTACAACTGTTATTGAAGTTGGTGTGGATGTTCCTAATGCAACAGTAATGTTGATCGAAAATGCCGAACGGTTTGGACTCTCGCAATTACATCAATTAAGGG is part of the Rippkaea orientalis PCC 8801 genome and harbors:
- a CDS encoding peroxiredoxin, translated to MTTQGCLRVGQLAPDFTATAVIDQEFQTKKLSGYRGKYVVLFFYPLDFTFVCPTEITAFSDRYEEFTKINTEVLGVSVDSEFSHLAWIQTDRKEGGVGDVAYPLVSDIKREISIAYNVLDPDAGVALRGLFIIDKEGYIQHSTINNLSFGRSVDETLRTLKAIQYVQSHPDEVCPAGWEEGDRTMIPDPVKAKVYFSAI
- the recG gene encoding ATP-dependent DNA helicase RecG, with the translated sequence MTADIPDWIRLDKALSIEAEKGYTDLQGNQYRFSEFFCLNFGQSPPPGTPISDRSRWQDFAIKYAQYPQLTTTQRQSLVTQTRQFLHQLKRTLETPNEPPPPKLPRTVSVAEKQASLREITLDQPLSAIAEVGYSKAELLKRLGLFTVKDLLFYYPRDHIDYARQVSISRLNPGETVTIVGSVKRCNCFTSPKNKNLSIFELILQDNTGKIKLNRFFAGTRFTNRGWQEKQKKLYPLGAIVAASGLVKQNRFGLTLDNPEIEVLDSLGSNIESLKIGRVLPVYPLTEGVPADLIRRAIVACLGAIKQIRDPLPVGLRNQYGLIPLKDAIANIHFPETPALLTHARRRLVFDEFFYLQLGFLQRRQEQKHLEKSAIFLPQGKLIENFNQLLPFKLTNAQQRVINEILEDLNSSTPMNRLVQGDVGAGKTIVAVFSILAAIQSGYQAALMAPTEVLAEQHYRKLVTWFNLLHLPVELLTGSTKIAKRREIHSQLETGELPLLVGTHALIQDKVNFQRLGLVVIDEQHRFGVQQRAKLLAKGQSPHVLTMTATPIPRTLALTLHGDLDVSQIDELPPGRQPIQTTALIGKERTQAYDLIRREVAQGRQAYIIFPMIEESEKLDVRAAVEEHKKLSETVFPQFNIGLLHGRMSSSEKDEILTNFRDNKSQIIVSTTVIEVGVDVPNATVMLIENAERFGLSQLHQLRGRVGRGSHQSYCLLMSNSKTPDSRQRLSVLEQSQDGFFISEMDLRFRGPGTVLGTRQSGLPDFALASLVEDQEILELARSAAEKILIADSHLGGMPSLKKELERRYQKLIGGEILT
- a CDS encoding crossover junction endodeoxyribonuclease RuvC, which gives rise to MEQTWLGIDPGLAIIGWAVLQGKETEIPQLIDYGIIETNKSLPTAARLLEIEGDMVEIIQEFQPAAIAMEMPFFNRQIKAAGGVIQAVGVINLVIYRETKQIPILLHQASWKCHLGDGKADKKEVAARVKCLFDLPSLPIDDSVDAIAIAYAALCGLRNTIS
- a CDS encoding Uma2 family endonuclease, coding for MERNAQGSLIIMPPTGSETGRKNFSLIGQFAVWVEQDGTGVGFDSSTGFTLANRAVCSPDVSWIKQEKWQAIPLEQREKFAPVCPDFVIELKLKSATDSLKTLQDKMQEYLENGVSLGWLINAQEKQIYIYQKDNQVFCVSNSVTIKGEPLLPGFVLDLSTIW
- a CDS encoding hybrid sensor histidine kinase/response regulator — encoded protein: MVLASLIPVLLIEDNLAEARLLTEVLKGATQHRFELIHVNRLEEALKQLENKHFDIILLDLTLPDSQGLESLAPLTEKAPSKPIVVLTNTNDEKLALEAVRQGAQDYLVKRQITLELLVRSICYAIERKQMAEKLRQANQTLEKRVEERTKQLIKAQELNQLKSEFVSMLSHDFRNPMNTILLSAGLLEDSGDQLTREQQISYFQMIRTAIKDMDQLLSEILLLGKADAGKLQGHFEELDLEELCHRLLHSLQLSAHHNHEIIFQSKGEFSRGLWDEKLLRHIINNLLNNALKYSPEGGKVNFDLIEKENEVIFRVQDQGIGISPEAQKQLFQPFYRADNVNNIPGTGLGLAIVQKCVEAHYGTILVDSQEGIGTTFTVILPILDETDD
- a CDS encoding phosphomannose isomerase type II C-terminal cupin domain, which produces MMENESDSQVTKTSVVRTPPWGTVTVLEEGSRYRINRIVVKPGQHISTQMHYHRSEHWIVVSGTAKVVCDGQEKLLKQKESTYVPMNTRHRVENPGVIPLVMIEVQNGEYLGDDDIIRFPEEEYKV